ctctactaaaaatacaaaaattacccgggtgtggtggcgggcacctgtaatcccagctacttgggaggctgaggcatgataattgcttgaacccaggaggtagaggctgcagtgaaccgagatcgtgccactacactctggcttggatgacagagtgagactccatctcaaaaaaaaaaaaaaaaagccaggagtggtggcttatgcctgtaattccagcactttgggagccaaggcagatcacttgagatcaggagtttgagaccagcctggccaacatggtgaaaccctggctctactaaaaatacaaaaattagccgggtgtggtggcagctgcctgtaatcctagctactcaggaggctgaggcaggaggatcgcttgaacctgggaggcggaggttgcagtgaaccgagatcatgccactgtactccagcctgggcagagtgagactctatctcaaaaaaaaaaaaaattggacatcCCTGCTCTAGGGCCTAGGACTGGAGCTCTGGATCTGACCGGAGCAAAGAGGAAGCACGCAAATCCGGACATGACAACGAGGAGGCAGTAGAGACCCATCCTCAACTGTAAGTAGCTGCCTTCGGCAGGGAAGGGGCTAACCCACGTTGTGTGGGCTCAGGCACGGCCGCGTCTGGTTCTGTGCAGGAACACAGGCAGAGGCAAGCCCTGGGTCCGCATCATGGCTCTGCCCTCACTCAGATTGCCTTGTACATGTAGGTTCTTGTCTTGGAGCCTCTTTCCCTACTTCTAAATGAGTGGAAAGCCACCCACAGGCCCGTGAGTGAGGATGCCCTTGGTAAACCCAGGTGATCACACCCTGGGCAGGCCCTGCCCCACAGGGCCCCATCCCGCTGCTCCCCAGCCTGTCCTCACCAACTGCCCAGGCAGGAGCAAAGCCCACGGGGAGGACCTATGACCACAGGCAAGGACCACGGACCCCAGCCCCAGGGATTTTGACCTCAAGAAAGGAAACATCCACAATTTACCCTCCATCTGGTGACCCAGCCTGGGGTGGGTTTGGTCTCTGCTGGGACCATGAGGTTCAGACCACCAAGAAATAGCACTAGCACAGGTGAAAATCATGGGCAAACTTTATTGGCATAAATCACAGGAATTGAAATGGGAAAAGCCAGGTTGGAAgtttacagagaaaaaataaaatcaaaatcaaattttCAAATAACCATTGACTCAGAGAATGGACCCCAGAAACCCCAGTCCCTCTTGGGGAAGATCTAGGGTGGGTCACTATAAACAGAGCGGTAAGGCCTGTGGGTGAAAGTGGAGACATCAGACCTTTGGAGGGGCCGGGCTGACCTTCCCCCACAAAGGAGGGACCCTCTTTGGAGACCCCAGCACACACTCGGCTTCTGCCAGGAGGCCAGTGGAGTGGTTTGGACTGTCACCGTTAGACCCCGGTGGGGCCCCTTTCTCCTGATCAGGAGCCCAAGGCCTGGCTCCTCTTTCATCCTTGGTAAAGAGCTCTGGGGGGTTTCCCCAGAGGAGCCTGTCCCTCTGCCCCAAATCCTATCATGCTCCCTTATGACCTTCTTTCCAGACCCCCTGAGTGCCGATCCCACCTGTGAAAGGGGAGGAGCAGATCTGGGGAAGGGATATGCCCAGAGGAAATCAACAAGACCAAAGAGACGTCAGAGTCCTGATGGCCAAAATCAGACACCAGCTTTCCTGAGAAGGCAGAAGAGAGAGCCCCATAGAAGCAGTGGGGGCTCAGAAGGTTCAGTGGGTTCACAGGGGAGCAGAGGCTCCTGAGGGCTTACTCAGACAGGAAGCAGCCCCCCAAAACAtacttccccttctcctcccacaGAAACAGAACAGATGAAGTTCAGAATTCTAGGCCCAAAAGGGTGCAACACCCTTCAACCAGTTTCAGTGAAGAGCTTGCTGGCCTGGGAAGTAAAGAAGGGGTTTCCAAATACAGCAGTTTATAAAACAGTCCTGGTGAGCTATGAAGTGAAAGAGGGGGAGTCACAGAGCTGCTCCCAGTTCACCTGCTTGTgctaagaaacaataaaatacaaattgcttccccaccccaaccctcaGTACAAAGCAAACTTCACACCAGAGCCACCATCAGTGACAGGCCCAGTGGCGGTGGATGAGGAAGAGAATACAAAAGGGAACGTctttaaaatctctttaaaatcattttctataGAGAAGTCAAAGCAACTCAGGCGATATGAATTCAAACCTCAGTGTAGAAATCTATCAAAGTCGGTACAGTGTCCAGGCACGCCGTCCCGGAGACGGAGGAAGTGACTAGAAAACATTATTGCTGGAGAGGCTTTTCTCAGTAGAACAAGAGCAGGTATAAAAGGGGAGGGCGGGTCTAAAAGGCAGGGGCAGTCGCCAGGCCTAGGGCACTGGAAGGGTAGGAGGAGCACAGAGAACCTTCCATGGCCCCTTTGGTTCTCTGCCTTTGGATGGATGGATTTATGCTGGCATTGTCTGGAGGGAGCCGGGTGTCCCCCAATAATCACAGAACAAAGACAATTAGGTCGGGGGAGGAATAAGGATAAAAAGAGACCCCAACAGACCCTGCCTGCCCTTCCCTGCCCACCGGCTGCACTGCTGAAATATGAGGAAGAGATGGCTCCAGTGTGGGGTGCTGGCCAGGCCAGTTCGTGGGGACGTACATGGGCTGGGGTGGAGCCCCCAGCCTCTACCCctggggaggatggagagtggGCAGCCTAGGGAGAgctgcaggagggaggagggggcccAGAGGCTCTGGCAGGGGTGAAGACAAGCAGGGGGACCCCTCACGGCCCTCTGTCCATCCCGCACCAGCGGAggacaagggttccagtttcagtcGGGTTTACCCCTTCACCCCCGGGTGAAGTCTCTGGGTCACAGTCGCAGTTGGGGATGCGGGCTGGGGAAGTGGGGCAGAGACAGGGGCAGGGCGCCTAGCAGAAGAGCTTGAGGAAGCAGTTCTGACAGTAAGGCTTGTCGTTCTGCTCCTTGAAGGTGCCCTTGTTGAGCTGCTTGAGGCAGAAGGCACAGACGAAGTGCTCGGGGTGGAACTTCTTGGCCATGGCGGTGATGCAGCGGCCGGTGATGGGCTTCTGGCAGCCAGAACACAGCGAGCCGCGCCGCTCGTGGTAGTGCACCTCACAGTAGGGCTGCCCGTCGTGCTCGAAGAAGCTGCCGTTCACGAATGGCGTGAAGCATTCCTGCCAGGCGGAGAGAGGGGCTCAGGGAGCTGCCCCTTGGGCTAGAGCTGCACCCCATGTGatggggccgaggtgggcatagTCGGCACGCTCGGAGTGACTCCTACTTGCTAGGCGTTTCCCATGTGCCGTGTTGTCCTAAAtgctcatttttcatttttattttattaaataaattttttttgtagagatgggggtctcactatattgcccatgctggtcaaATGTGGCCTcctgcaatcctcccacctcggccttccacagGGCTGGGATTATTTAGTTCTCCCAACAGGGGAGGCAACTGAAGCACacaggtgaagtaacttgcccagggtcatgcAGCTACTGAGTTCACAGCCTGGATTCATACACAGGTCTGACCCCTGAGCACTTAGCCAGGTGGCTGTAACAGTGTTCCCAGAAACACAGGTGTGACACTGGTCTGTAGTcaaactctgcctcctagattctcATTGGAGATTCACATCACATAGAGGTAGAAAAGGCTCTGAGaggggccgggtgaggtggctcacacttgtaatcccagcactttgggaggccaagggaggcggatcacctgaggtcaggagttcaagaccagcctggccaacatggtgaaaccccgtctctactgaaaatacaaaaaattagccaggcatgggggcgtgtgcctgtaatctcagctacttgggaggctgaggcgggagaatcactggaactcagcaggcagaggttgcagtcagccaagatcgtgccactgcacaccagtctgggcaacagagtgagactccgtctcaaaaaaaaaaaaaaagaaaagaaaaggctctgagaagtcctgcagggaacagtgtttcccaaactcaTTTGGTCAGAGAGCCCTTGTTGAATCATTAATAACCCCTGTGGGGCCCCCAGAATGCAGTGGTTTTGGAAACCACTGCCCATTTCTGTTGAGTCTGCTAAATacttgcattatctcatttagttctcacaCACTCTCCTCCCGAATAGGAATGGCCCAGGGCCGCTGCACAGGGCTGGACTGGGGGACATGTCCACCTTGCTCCTGGTTTGTCCCAGCCTCAGTACAAACCCTGGCCCAGGACCTACTGGACTGGAGGAAGGAGATCCCCTGCCTGCTCCCCCAATTAATAACCCCAAATGAGGCCTCTGAGTTGGATCCAGACAGCACAATGAGGAAGacccctctctccccactgccTGCTCCTCGCCCCTCCAGATGTGGTCAGGGGCTCCTTACCCGGCACACAAAGCACTCAGGATGCCACAGCGTGTTGAGGGCTGAGATATAGTTCTCCAGGATGGCCCGGGCGCAGCCGCCACACTTGGGTGCGAACATGTCGAAGTAGTCCTTGCGGCAGTAGGCCTTGCCATCCTTCTCGTGGAACCCTGGGGAGCGGGGGTTTTGGAGGCACAGTTCATTCCGGCTTCCAGAAGTGGAGCCACTCTGACTCCAACCTCAGCAGcgtctcccacccccacctccccagccctcctAAGAGGCGGTGGGTCAGTCCGCCGGTCCAGCCCCTACCTTCGGGACCAAAGAAGGCTCCACACTGCGCACAGAAGAAGTGTTCAGGGTGCCACGTCCGGTCAAGGGCTGTCACCACTTTCTGTGAAAGCAAAATGTGGGATCAAGGCTGAGCTCTGGGCAGATCTCACAACTGAGACGCCCAGCAAGGCCGTCCTTCCACCCGCAGCTCATAGCCATAGACAGAGCAAAACACTCCCAAGATGGGGGTCTCTCCTAATTGTGCTGTGAATGCCTCTAAGAATTCAGAGTTACTCAGGATGGGACAAGCCAGACACATACCCTCTCCTCTAATCCTCACCCCAAGTAGAGGGCACAAGTTCTACTATGACTCCCATTTTATAAGTGAAGAAACataggctcagagaggccaggcATTTCCTAAGTTCACAGAGCGGGAGAGTGAGGCCGCTGGCATCCAACTCCATTTATCTCCTCAGGGCTCCTGAGTCCTGGGAGTCTCCACAGAAAGGAATGGAGATGGGAGGTGAAGGGAGGTGGGGCTGCCCGATGCACATCGGCACAGGCTGTGGTTCAGGTGTGGCTGTGAATCCGGCCCCACTGTTCCCTAGCCCTGTGAGCCTCCCACGGCACCCCCTGCATCCTCAGAGGGCTGCGGTGAAGCTGGAATGAGCAGAAGCGGGCGCGGTGCCGGATGAGGAACTCACATCCAGGATGGGGCCGTTGCAGTAGTAGCAGCGCGGGGAGAAGAGGTTGTGGTAGTCCTTTTCACAGTAGGGCTGTCCATCCCGCTCGAAGAAGTTCCGGGATCCGATCTCCTCCTGGCAGTGGGTGCAGACGAAGTGCTCGGGGTGCCACGTCTTCCCCATGGCGGTCACAACCTGAGGAGGAGATGGAATGTGGTCCAGGGCCAAGGCCAGCCCCGGAGCACCCCCACCCCTGCAGGAGTCCACTGGCCACACCCCTGCCCACTCCCCCTCATCACCTGCCCGGCGATGGGCTTCTTGCAGGCCCCGCAGACTCCTTTGGCGACCGTGGCGACCCCCAGCTTGTTCAGGTCAGACTGCAGGCTCCCCAGCATGCTGTCTAGCTGGCTCCCGGGCTTCGGGGGCCCCCCAGGGGGTGAGCTGCTCCCTGTCTTCCCCTGGGCCATGAactgtggacacagggagggggctGGTCAGGACTCCTGAGGCTCGGGGTACGGTGTCTGGCAGCACAGGGATGGGGGTACTTTTCTCCCTCCTGGACAGATGAGCTGATGGAGACAAGAAGTACAACCTCCTCCAGGGGCCAGGAGCCCTAAAGTGGGAGTGACGTCAGCAGGACTCCTGGTGGTCGGAGGGGCCCACCGGGGTCGGAAAGGCTGAGGGCACCCAGCAGGCATGGCCAAGCCCAGGGAGAGCACGACACGCAGGACACCCAGCCCAGCCTTGGCACTGACCCCTCCCTCGTCCTGCCCTCCGGGGCTGCTCCGCCCGCCGTCCCGAGGCCAGCCGGCCGCCCAGCACCGCTCCCCATCCGCTCTTTGCTCCAGGCCCTGGATCTTAGATAGGGGAAGAGATGAGGGtaagaaatcttttttaaaaattaagaaagaatacAAGACCTTGTCACTGGACTAAAAGGGAATCTAGGATGAGATCTGAGGGTTTCTCCCCCACCGGCAGGAccaaaattgggggaaaaaatctgGAGAAAAAGAGCCCTGAGAGAGAGGcccagggagaaaggaagaaggacaGGGAGGGGAGTCGACCAAAGGCAGAGGAAATGGCAAGGGGAGGTGGCCGGGCTCAGTGATGAGGCCTCACTGGGCGCTGGGCCTGGGGGCTGGAAGGGAGGAGACGGGTTTCTGGTCTCCCTTCTGGAGTGGCTTCCTTCCTCGATGGGAGCCCGGGGCAGTACCGAGGACCAGTCGAGGAAGGAGCAGACATGGGTGGACCCACAGAAAAGCAAGAGGGCAGCGGACCTTCTGAGTGGGGGAAGACCGGGGTCAAGGTTTACGGCAGGACCGTGGTTACTGTGCTGGGGCttgtggagggagggatggagggtatctgtgtatgtgtgtgtgcacgtgtgtgtgtgcagagtgGGGGATGGCTCAGGCATTAGGACAGGGGACAGAAAGGGAGGGGCTCCTTTAAGGCCTGCCTGCATCGGGGGGAAGAGCGGGTCCTCATCGGTCTGGCAGCCCACGGACCTCATGGTGTGGGGTGCAGGAGTGGGAAGGGCAGGGCCCTGCACCCCCTCATCATGGGGCTCTTCCCCTGCACTCTGGACCCCAGAAGAACCACAGGTATAAGCTGAGGGCCCCAGCGGGGAGGAGGCGAGCAGGCTGGGCAGGGGAGAAGAGCTGCTGGCCGCGGCGTCTGTGCGATGCTGGAGCAAAGGGACAGAAGGAGAAGCCAGGACAGAGATGGTTCTTCTCAGGGGAATGGGAGAGCCAGGAGGGAAGACAACCTggggagaagaaaggagggagagcgATGAGGAAGAAATCGCCAGCTCAGCCCACAGGGGTGGGGGGACCTCCCCAGGCTCCCCCTGGGCCTTCCCACTCTGCACCAAGAGTGGGGCCAGTCTTCCAAGGTCACAGGAGGCAAGAAacccccaccctctccccagATCTCCCCTCCGGCCAGCACTGGGGCCAGGGAAGAACCTGGACCCCAGGTGCTTGGCTCTGGCCCAGCCCCAGCCATGGGCATCTCCTTGCCACCTTCTCTACGAGCTGCCCCCCGGCCCGCTTCCCACGTGGCTGCACAGTGATGATGACGCCCTCGGTCAGCCAGTCCTGGGCAGAGGGCCCCGCTGCCTCCGCCGGCTCCTCTGCCTCAGGCTGGATGCCCAGCCGCCCCTGCAGCTCCGCGATGAGCTGTTCCTGGGATGGGGTCCTGCTCAAGGTGGCAGGGTCCAGCCGGCGGCGAGGGGAGGGCTCCCGGGACATGGGGTGTGCGTGGCCAGACTCCCGGCTCCTCCTGATCACAGATCGGAtctagggggagggggaggggaggctgtCACCGTCCCACTCCCAGCTTGCACAACGCTGCTCAGGCCACACTCAGATGCCTCAGGAGAGGGAGCACAAAAGAAAACCACCAAAGAACCAAGCGGAGGTGGGTGGAGGCATGGGGAGGGGGCAGATTGGACCGGTGGAGGTGGGTAGAGGCAAGGGGAGGGGGCAGATCCGACTGGCTCCAGAAGCACAGGCTGCGAGCGAGACCTCTGACCCAGCATTCACCTCTAAGTTGGCcactgaccttgggcaagacactTAATTGCCatgggcctcagcttccccttCCTTAAAATGGAACCACAAGATTTTCTTGGCTTACCGCACAGGGTTTGCACAAGAATTATTCCAGAGGATGTAACTGCATGCCCTTGACAAGGCATacggctttttctttcttttttcttttttttaatttataacagAAAAAGTCTTTCCTTCCAGgaacttttttttgggggggacggagtctcgctctgtcgcccaggctggaatgcagtggcgcgatctggtctcactgcaacctccgcctcctgggttcaagagattctcctgcctcagcctcctgagtagctgggattaaaggcatgcaccaccacgcctggctaatttttgttgttgttgttttttgttttttttttagtagagatggggtttcaccgtgttggttaggctggtctcaaactcctaacctcgtgttctgcctgcctcggcctcccaaagtgctgggaatacaggtgtgagccaccgtgctcagctagCCAGGAACTTTtttaactagttttttttttcttatttatattattatgctAATATTATATTATGCTATTACACTTGTTGGTAGTGTTTTGGGGGTTTTTggttgtttcgttttgttttccaaagaggCATAAAGCTtgggggattttttttatttatttatttttttgagacagtgtcttgctctgttgctcaggctgaatgcagtggtgtgatcacaactcactgcagcctcaaactcctgggctaaagccatcctcctgctttagcctccccagcagctgggactataggcatgtgcaaccacgcccagctaatctttaattttttgtagagacagggtttcgctgtgttgcctatgctggtctcaaactcctgggctcaagcgatcctcttgcctcagcctcccaaagtgctaggattataggtataagcTACTGTGCCAGGGTGAGGcataaagttttttgttgttgttgttttgtttttgttttttgagaccgagtttcgctcttgttgcccaggctggagtgcaatggtgtgatcttggctcactgcaacctctgcgtcccgggttcaagtgattctcctgcctcagcctcccgagtagctgggattacaggcatgcgccaccatgcccagctaatctttttgtatctttagtagagatggggtttctccatgttggtcaggctggcctcgaactcccgacctcaggtgatccgcccgcctcggcctcccaaagtgctgggattacaggcgtgagccaccacacccggcctggcaTAAAGTTTTAATTTAAGCAAAAAGCAAGTAATAAAAGTACTGTCAGCCACGGCCTGTTGAGGGACCACATGCTGTGTTCTAAACACTTTCCAGGAATTATCTCATTTAGGTCTCCGGACAATCTTGATGGAAAttctccccactttacagatgagaaaactgaggccgaGGGAGGgggttgcccaaggtcacagaggtaGCAAGTGTTAGACATGTGGTTTGTATCTAGGTCTATCTGGTTCCAAAGTCCATGCTTCCAACCATTTCACCACATCAGAATGTCAAGGCCAGCTCATCTGAAAGGAAAAAGCCTTAACAAGGCAAGAGGTGGGTTGACGCTATGAGAAATGCTGGGTCCACAGAGCCCACTGCCAAGTGCTGACTGTCAGGTCCGGCCACAGTGTCTCAGCATTTTCTGCCCAAGCAGACATGCGCAGAGTGGGAGGCTGCATGCAGTTAGCGAGGAGCGGCCCACACTCAGACCCGCCAATGGCCATGCCCAGCAGCCATGCGAGCTGGTGCCTGCCTGGCCAGAGGTGGAAATCCTCTCCGTGGTGCTGGGTGTGCCCATGGCCATGGCACATGGAAGCTCTGGCTGTTCCTTCCCGTCCTGGGTGGCAGCTTCGGTGGTGCCCTCTGGGCTCCTTGGGGTTTCAGGTCCCTGGGTTGGCCTGGCCACACTTCCCCTGTCGGTCATCTTTGCACCTAGCTGCTCCGTGGTAACTGAGGCAGGGGAGCTGcttcccagcctccctggctctggccttggcctctccTGCTGTAGGCCGTGTTCCTCCGTGAGAGTCCAGGTATCTGGGAAGATGGCCTGCCGGTCCACTGCCACTACAGCTGGCTCTGTTACTTCTTGGAAGCTTCGAGCAGCTCCAGAGGGGGGCATTCTCTCAGGCCTGAATACCTCCGAAGCCCATGGCTGCTCCCATGTGGCAGCCAAGGCCTCCTCTGGGCACGAAGGGCTGGCTGGTGGCCCCTGGGGCTCCCCAGGCTCTTGGAGAGCTGTGCTCCCAGCACAGGGTACAGTGTGGCAGCGGGGAGCCCCAGAGAGCTCACTTGTGATGGTCGGCAGGTGCCTCCAATCTCGACCCTGACTCTCTGTGCCCACTGCCCACAGAGAACCCTccacagagggagaccttgaGTTGAGGGTGTCAGGCATCACCCCAAGACCAGCCAAATCAAGCCAGCTGGGGGCTACAGGAGGTAGAAGGCCTCGTCCACTCTGCTCAGTACAAGGGAACTCCGGAGTGTGGCCCTGGCCTCGAGGGgagggtgtagtggtgggtggcagaaatacagatggcatgggaggaggagaaggagaaagggagcaGTATGAGGACGGAGCAGAGCTGGACAGCCCCGGGGCACTCAGAGCCACAGTGGAGGAGCTGGTCTGGAGAAGAGAGAAAtgcagaggggagaggggagagagagatgaggggAGTGAGGACGGCTGCACCCTGCAGGCGGTGGGCTCGGCCTTAGGGCTGACCAAGGTGGCTGCAAAGCTGACGCACAGGACTGACCCTTGAAGGAGACCCAGACCCCAAAAAGGCTTCCCTGGGCTTCACGTGCTTAGCCCTCACCAAACCCAAGCAAGAGAAAGCAGCCACCAAGCCGTGCCTGTGGAGCCACCCAGGGAGGGTATGAGAAAGAAAAGACCATGGTGAGGTGGACAAATGGGGAGCCAGGTGGCTACGGAAGACAGCCCCAGGCACAAATGGAGGGAGAGCCAGCCCCAGGGGGCTGCTGAACCCGCCTCGGACACTGGCCCAACTCGGCCATGTCCCTCCGGACAATCCCAGCTTTCCTACACCCCAAGTCCTCTACGTCTTCCACGTCCTTGCTCCAGGGATCTGACTAAAACCACTGCTGCTTCTCCTGGCATCAGGACACAGGCTGTCTGAGAAAACGGCAGCCTTAAAAGCACCGGGGCACAGCTCCCTCAGGCCAGGCCCTGAATCCAACTTACTTGCTTCTGACCATGGCTGCTCAGAACCACTGGCCTGGAGCTGGAACTATAGCACGCAAGGGTCACAGGGCCAGGCTCAACCCTCCACCCCAGCCACACTCCTATCTCCCACCATGAAACCTCAGCTGAAGGGAGGCTAGGAGACACCATCAGGGCCAAGGGTGCAGGGACCGTTCACTCCCCTCTCATATTCCCTAGGTCATGCCCCAAAGGTCTCCAGCTGACCCACGTGGAAGTGTGAAGTCAGCAGCTGCTGGTGAGTTCTGTCAATATCAATCCCCATGGAAACACTGAATCCTCTAAATTAAACATCTCAGGCCTGGCAGGACTGGGGAGGCccagcaggggaggggaagggcaggTACCTCGTGCAAGCCTGGCCCCATGGTTTCCCACAGACACGCTCGTGGGAACTCAGAAGCCCTggagggcgagagggaaggatgggagaagagTAGCAAGGGAGGCTTGTGGATTCAGGAtcagaggcagaaagaaagaggatGTGTTGAGGACAGCTAGCGTGGGAGATGGGGCTCCAGGGCAAATGACCTCCCAGGCACAGGCTCCCAAGTCCCACATGGCCCAGCAGAGAATGCCCTCCCCCACCCAGAGCAGCCATCAACACAAGGTTCTTTGTCCCAGCGTCCCAGCCTCCTGATCCCCTCGACCTGAGAGGCTGGGAGCACCCAGGGAGGAAGGAATGTCCCAGCTGAGCACTTTTCCAGCTTGTCTGCCTTCACTGGCTACTGCAGTCCTCAGGCAGGCTGACCCGgccctccctccccatctcctggCATCACAGCAAGGCCAGGGCATGACAGTGTCCCTGGCTCAGGGGCAAGGCACCCAAACACTGAGATGCCAAGATCCAGCTACCCACACTGAGGTAAGGGAGGAGAAGGATGAGGGAGGGGCGGCAGGGCAGGGAAGATAGAGGGTTCACAGGGCACCTTGAAATCCGACAGCGAAGCCATCAGCTCGTCCAGCTCCCTGGTGGCAGAGGAGGCCGAGATGCGTGTCTGCTGTTGGGTGGAGGTGACGCGCTGCGGGCTGCTCATCTCGCCCTGGTTCACAGTGATGGCAGGGCTGCAGGGTGGGCACAGCATCAGTGGGGAGCCCACAGTCAGCCCCACACTTCCCGGGGATCAGATCGACCTCTCACCTCGGACACTGGGGTCTCACCATCCCCAACCCCAGGGAGGTCCACCAGCTCCCTGTCTCTCCTGGGGACCCATCATTGGGTCAGAAGAAAGGGCAGTTCAATGGCACCAGGAAGTGCCAGGAAGACTCCTCTAGCCCCCAGCCCAAGTGAAAGCTGGCCTGCGAAACAAGCCCAAGCGCCCTGTGTTTCCTCCACAACACTGGACATAGAGGTGAGGCTACTGCAGTAACACGACGGCACTGGTAAGAGCTCGCGTGTTGGGCACTCACCATGTGTGCCACGCACTACACACCAGAAACCATTCCAAGCGCTTTACATGGATTACTGGTTCTCACCCTTATTGAGGTAGGTGGTCTTATTCCAGTGATCCCATAAGTTcttgtcccattttacagatgggaaaactaagGCTTGAGAGCTGACAGTAACTGTCAGAGCCAAAATGTGAACCCCACTGTGTGGCCCCAAAGCCTATGCTAAGAGCTGCTAAGCTCCAGGCGCCCTCAGCCTGCACAACGTCTGTCCTTTCTGACTGGCAGTGACTGGCTGAAGGCAGGGATGGTGTCCATGTGACTCACCACTATCCCCCCAGTGCCTGGCAAACGGCAGACACGGGAGGGAGTGGGTGATACCAGGGCTAAGGGGATAGACACTGGACCCGGGGCAGGCTGGGCCAGCCCTTCCCCACCTGGGGAGAGCCCAGTGGGTACTCACACGGGGCTGGGCACGGAGCTCTCCAGTTCATCCAAGAGACTCTCCACACTGGGCCGCACGTCCTCCAGGCCCCGGCCCCCATTCCGCTTAGGCTTCTCTTTCGTCAGGGGCCCAGCTTTGCCTCCCAAGGGGCTGTTAGTCTCTGGGACACCATAGAGGGGGCTCAGGGCC
The Pan troglodytes isolate AG18354 chromosome 10, NHGRI_mPanTro3-v2.0_pri, whole genome shotgun sequence genome window above contains:
- the PXN gene encoding paxillin isoform X9, which encodes MRTLREAKTADALLADLESTTSHISKRPVFLSEETPYSYPTGNHTYQEIAVPPPVPPPPSSEALNGTILDPLDQWQPSGSRFIHQQPQSSSPVYGSSAKTSSVSNPQDGVGSPCSRVGEEEHVYSFPNKQKSAEPSPTVMSTSLGSNLSELDRLLLELNAVQHNPPGFPADEANSSPPLPGALSPLYGVPETNSPLGGKAGPLTKEKPKRNGGRGLEDVRPSVESLLDELESSVPSPVPAITVNQGEMSSPQRVTSTQQQTRISASSATRELDELMASLSDFKVVFPPGSPIPLRRTISVLASPSVPLLQHRTDAAASSSSPLPSLLASSPLGPSAYTCGSSGVQSAGEEPHDEGVQGPALPTPAPHTMRSVGCQTDEDPLFPPMQGLEQRADGERCWAAGWPRDGGRSSPGGQDEGGFMAQGKTGSSSPPGGPPKPGSQLDSMLGSLQSDLNKLGVATVAKGVCGACKKPIAGQVVTAMGKTWHPEHFVCTHCQEEIGSRNFFERDGQPYCEKDYHNLFSPRCYYCNGPILDKVVTALDRTWHPEHFFCAQCGAFFGPEGFHEKDGKAYCRKDYFDMFAPKCGGCARAILENYISALNTLWHPECFVCRECFTPFVNGSFFEHDGQPYCEVHYHERRGSLCSGCQKPITGRCITAMAKKFHPEHFVCAFCLKQLNKGTFKEQNDKPYCQNCFLKLFC
- the PXN gene encoding paxillin isoform X1 — its product is MRTLREAKTADALLADLESTTSHISKRPVFLSEETPYSYPTGNHTYQEIAVPPPVPPPPSSEALNGTILDPLDQWQPSGSRFIHQQPQSSSPVYGSSAKTSSVSNPQDGVGSPCSRVGEEEHVYSFPNKQKSAEPSPTVMSTSLGSNLSELDRLLLELNAVQHNPPGFPADEANSSPPLPGALSPLYGVPETNSPLGGKAGPLTKEKPKRNGGRGLEDVRPSVESLLDELESSVPSPVPAITVNQGEMSSPQRVTSTQQQTRISASSATRELDELMASLSDFKTSSSTVALSAPGLSSSAPSSYCSLSPSPPPMPSVFLPPTTTPSPRGQGHTPEFPCTEQSGRGLLPPVAPSWLDLAGLGVMPDTLNSRSPSVEGSLWAVGTESQGRDWRHLPTITSELSGAPRCHTVPCAGSTALQEPGEPQGPPASPSCPEEALAATWEQPWASEVFRPERMPPSGAARSFQEVTEPAVVAVDRQAIFPDTWTLTEEHGLQQERPRPEPGRLGSSSPASVTTEQLGAKMTDRGSVARPTQGPETPRSPEGTTEAATQDGKEQPELPCAMAMGTPSTTERISTSGQIRSVIRRSRESGHAHPMSREPSPRRRLDPATLSRTPSQEQLIAELQGRLGIQPEAEEPAEAAGPSAQDWLTEGVIITVQPRGKRAGGQLVEKVVFPPGSPIPLRRTISVLASPSVPLLQHRTDAAASSSSPLPSLLASSPLGPSAYTCGSSGVQSAGEEPHDEGVQGPALPTPAPHTMRSVGCQTDEDPLFPPMQIQGLEQRADGERCWAAGWPRDGGRSSPGGQDEGGFMAQGKTGSSSPPGGPPKPGSQLDSMLGSLQSDLNKLGVATVAKGVCGACKKPIAGQVVTAMGKTWHPEHFVCTHCQEEIGSRNFFERDGQPYCEKDYHNLFSPRCYYCNGPILDKVVTALDRTWHPEHFFCAQCGAFFGPEGFHEKDGKAYCRKDYFDMFAPKCGGCARAILENYISALNTLWHPECFVCRECFTPFVNGSFFEHDGQPYCEVHYHERRGSLCSGCQKPITGRCITAMAKKFHPEHFVCAFCLKQLNKGTFKEQNDKPYCQNCFLKLFC
- the PXN gene encoding paxillin isoform X13 produces the protein MRTLREAKTADALLADLESTTSHISKRPVFLSEETPYSYPTGNHTYQEIAVPPPVPPPPSSEALNGTILDPLDQWQPSGSRFIHQQPQSSSPVYGSSAKTSSVSNPQDGVGSPCSRVGEEEHVYSFPNKQKSAEPSPTVMSTSLGSNLSELDRLLLELNAVQHNPPGFPADEANSSPPLPGALSPLYGVPETNSPLGGKAGPLTKEKPKRNGGRGLEDVRPSVESLLDELESSVPSPVPAITVNQGEMSSPQRVTSTQQQTRISASSATRELDELMASLSDFKGLEQRADGERCWAAGWPRDGGRSSPGGQDEGGFMAQGKTGSSSPPGGPPKPGSQLDSMLGSLQSDLNKLGVATVAKGVCGACKKPIAGQVVTAMGKTWHPEHFVCTHCQEEIGSRNFFERDGQPYCEKDYHNLFSPRCYYCNGPILDKVVTALDRTWHPEHFFCAQCGAFFGPEGFHEKDGKAYCRKDYFDMFAPKCGGCARAILENYISALNTLWHPECFVCRECFTPFVNGSFFEHDGQPYCEVHYHERRGSLCSGCQKPITGRCITAMAKKFHPEHFVCAFCLKQLNKGTFKEQNDKPYCQNCFLKLFC